The following are encoded together in the Candidatus Saccharimonadales bacterium genome:
- a CDS encoding phosphomannomutase/phosphoglucomutase: MQIDHNIFKAYDIRGTYPDQINERVCSLIGWAFAEFLSDATGPIVVGRDMREDSGEMAKAFIQGAASRGREVVDLGLITTDMMYFATGYLDAAGGAMITASHNPGQYNGIKLSGAQAQPIGIETGLVEIQNMSMQLDVAVIEHVGTIIKRDLGEWWVDHVLSLVSAGQWPKFKVAIDAGNGMAGQIVPIFAKNVPLIITPLYFELDGTFPHHLANPAIDANLVDLIKAVKSGQLDFGLAFDGDGDRVYFVDETGQPLTASVLAAILAQDLLKKNPGAPVLYDLRMSKIMPEAISAAGGQAIRTPVGGAHIRPALKKHDGVMAAEGVGHFYFRDNYYSDSGLLAAALAIDILARSGKKLSELAQPFRKYFHSGELSFDVADPKATIEKIAIAHTGGKQDRLDGLTVDYGTWWFNLRASHTEPLVRLNVEANNQDTMEQKCQELEQLIKT; the protein is encoded by the coding sequence TTTGCCGAATTTTTAAGTGATGCTACCGGGCCGATCGTAGTTGGCCGCGACATGCGCGAAGACAGCGGGGAAATGGCCAAGGCCTTCATCCAAGGTGCCGCCAGCCGTGGTCGGGAAGTCGTCGACTTAGGTTTGATTACCACCGATATGATGTACTTTGCCACCGGCTATCTCGATGCCGCCGGCGGGGCCATGATCACCGCCAGCCACAACCCCGGCCAGTACAACGGCATCAAACTGAGCGGCGCTCAGGCTCAGCCGATTGGCATCGAAACCGGCTTAGTCGAAATCCAAAACATGTCCATGCAGCTGGATGTGGCGGTGATTGAGCACGTTGGCACCATTATTAAACGCGACTTGGGGGAGTGGTGGGTTGATCATGTTTTATCACTAGTTTCGGCTGGGCAGTGGCCTAAATTCAAAGTGGCTATTGATGCTGGGAATGGCATGGCCGGCCAGATTGTACCGATATTTGCTAAAAACGTGCCGCTCATAATTACGCCCCTTTACTTTGAACTCGATGGCACATTCCCACATCACCTGGCCAATCCGGCAATCGATGCCAACCTGGTGGATTTAATTAAAGCCGTCAAATCGGGCCAGCTCGATTTTGGTCTGGCCTTTGATGGCGATGGCGATCGGGTGTACTTTGTTGATGAAACCGGTCAGCCGTTGACGGCCTCGGTGCTAGCGGCTATTTTGGCTCAGGATTTGCTCAAAAAGAACCCGGGAGCTCCTGTGCTCTACGATTTGCGGATGAGCAAAATTATGCCTGAGGCGATTAGCGCTGCCGGTGGTCAAGCCATTCGCACTCCAGTCGGCGGGGCCCACATTCGCCCGGCCCTAAAAAAGCACGACGGCGTGATGGCAGCTGAGGGCGTCGGTCACTTCTACTTCCGCGACAATTATTACAGTGATTCCGGTTTGCTGGCGGCGGCTCTGGCCATCGATATATTGGCTCGGTCGGGCAAGAAGCTATCGGAATTGGCCCAACCTTTCCGCAAGTACTTTCATTCGGGCGAACTGAGCTTTGATGTGGCCGATCCCAAGGCCACCATCGAAAAAATCGCGATTGCTCACACGGGTGGAAAGCAAGATCGATTAGATGGCCTAACGGTTGATTATGGTACGTGGTGGTTTAACTTGCGCGCCAGTCATACCGAACCATTGGTGCGGCTAAACGTTGAAGCGAATAATCAAGATACCATGGAACAAAAGTGCCAAGAGCTGGAGCAGTTGATTAAAACCTAG